The DNA segment CAAAGCAGCAAACCGATCCCGACGAGCGCACTGACCGCGGAGCCCAGCAGGACGCCGGTTTTCGCGGTGTCCAGCCCATCCGCTCCGAACGCCAAGCCGTCGATGAACAGCGCCATGGTGAATCCGATCCCTGCGAGAAAACTGCCGGAGATAAGCACGGGCCAGTTCAGCCCATGGGGCAACCGAGCCATTCCAGCGCGGATCACCAACCAACTGAACAAGACAATGCCGACCGGTTTGCCAACCACCAAGCCGATCACGACAGCGATCGCAACGGAATCGGTTACATTGGCAGGCTCAATCAGCACACCCGCATTTGCGAGCGCGAACACCGGCATGATGAGATAGGCCGACCAAGGGTGCAGCGTCATTTCCAGGTATTCCAGCGGTGAAACCGTTTCTCGGGTCAATTGCTGAACCTCTCGCACCACCTCCACTCGATGGGAGCGTTGGGCCCAATGCTGTGGTTGAAACTCGTTTTCCTTTTCGTGCAAATATTCGCGAAAACGTTCGGGAACGAGTGTTGGCGTAGCCGGAGTCATCAATCCCAGAATCACGCCAATCAAAGTCGCATGCACCCCGGATTCATGCAGTGCGATCCAGGCGAGGATTCCCACTGCGACATAAGGTGGAAAACGACGCACGCCCACTCTCGCGAGGAAGTGAACGAGAGCAATGGCGCAGGCGGCCAGCATCAAATAACGCCCGTCAAGCGATTCGGTGTATCCAATCGCAATCACCAAGATCGCGCCAATGTCATCGACGATCGCCAATGAAAGCAGCAAGACACGAAGACTGTGCGGAACACGTGAACCAAGAATCGCGAGGCAACCAACGACGAACGCGATATCGGTCGCCATCGGAATTCCCCAACCCTGCATTCCAGGTTGTCCGTATTGCATCGACAGATACAAACCGGCGGGCACAATCATGCCACCGATGGCGGCGGCAATCGGCAACGTGGCTTGCCTGAAATCTGAAAGCGTGCCGTGTGCCAATTCACGCTTGACCTCCAAGCCAATCACGAAGAAGAAGATCGCCATCAATCCATCATTGATCACATGATGAAGCGAGTGACTGAACACCACGCCTCCCACGGCAAGCGTCAGCTCCGTTTGCCAGATCGCAAGGTAGGCGTCCGCCCACCGCGAATTGGCGGCCGCCAGCGCGACCGCGGTGCAGAGAACCAGCACAACGCCGCTGGTCGCTTCAATGTGGAGGAAACGAGCAAACGGGCGAAGCCATCTGTCGATGGGTTGAATCGGCAGCGGGAGGCGGGGTTCAAGATGGTTCATAAAGGCTGTGGTCGTTGTCTCTCGTTGGAGTCATGAAAAAGATCAGGGTAGCAGCGATTGCACCATCGGGGAGGTCGTGAATGCACCGGGGGAAACGATCATGTAAACCATCGCGACGAGGGCTGGAACGAGTAGCACGAGCAGCATGACGCACACCAATCCAATCACGTATCTCCTCTCATCTGCTTCCGTCACTTTCCGAGGATTCACCCTACGGGACAGAGACTCCGAACTCAACTCCTCTCGCTCGGATTCACGCGTGGTTGCCTCCCGACAGGATGAGTGGTCCATCTGTTTCGAACTGGAAGGGGTGATGAGTGCAATCAACATCGTTTCGTCCTCCAAAGTGGGAACTCGAACCATGAACGCAAACGTAGTGCAGGTGCGGTGCCGATCACGATTCTGTTCCTCAGAGTGTCGAACCCTTTCGTCGCGAGTCGCGTCCCTGTTGTGATTGGTTTGCTTGCGACAGTCACCATTTTCACCTCTTCCGTTTGGGCAAAGATTGCAAAGATGAAGAGGACGCATGTTTTCAAATTCAGCCAAGCGTCAGCGCCGGTTGCAGGGGCGACAACGCCAGTTGACGGGCACGCTGTTCGCATACTTTGAAGCAGGCGTGTTCGGGTTGGGAGCCGCCAAGACAACTCTTTCCAGTAAGATGGCAGGATGACGTTTCAACGAAATCAGCCAGCCGATGCCCTTCCAAGTCTGGGCCAACCAATCCCACCGGAGTTCTTTCGTGCGATCGCCGAGAGCACCGTCGATTGGGAGAGTTGGCTGTCATCCACCGGCCAGATTCGATGGGTCAATCGAGCGGTGCAACGATACACCGGCTACACGCCGGAAGAATGCTTGAAGATGAGCGATTACCCCCTGCCGTTGATCGTGCCGGAAGACCGGGAACGGATGTCTCACCAATGGAAGGAGGCTGCGAAAGGCACGACCGGGAACAACATTGAATTTCAGGTTTTGCACAAGGATGGGGCGACGCTCTGGATGGCGGTTTCCTGGCAGCCCATGATCAACCGAGACGGTGCATCGCTCGGGTTTCGCGCCAGCGTTCGTGACGTCACTGAACGCCGCCGAATGAGAGAGCAACTTCGTTTGCAGAACGAGCGATTGGAACAAATCGTTGAAGCCCGCACTGCCAAAATCGCTCAGCTCGAACAACATCGTCTGAACATGGAAAAGCTGGCGGCATTGGGCGAGTTGGCCGCTGGCGTCGCTCACGAAATCAACAACCCTTTGGCCGGGATTCGCAACGCGTTTGCGCTGCTGAAACGTCACCTTCCTCGTCGAGTCAAGCACTACGACAAACTCGATTTGATTGACAAAGAGATCGAGCGGATCCGAGGCATCACGCATCAGATGTTTCAGTTGTATTGTCCCACCCAGCAAAAAGCCGTCGTCTTCAACATCCATCGATGCCTCGACGACTTGATGTCGCTTTCGCTGCCGATGTCTCGGAAGTGGAACGTCGCGGTGGTGCTTGACTGCAAACGTTTGGAGGCGACCGACACTCTCGACACCGATCTCGTCCATCTCCGTGAAGGTGAGCTGAAGCAGATCTTGCTGAACCTGATCCACAACGCGATCCAAGCGTCTGCTCCTGGGCAGACAGTCCGCGTGGAGGTGTTTCAGCAGGAGGAACATCTCGTTGTCAAAGTCATTGACAAGGGCTGCGGCATGGACGTTGATATCATCAACTCGATCTTTGATCCGTTCTTCAGCACCAAGACAACCACGGTGGGACAAGGCATGGGGCTGGGTCTGTCCGTGACCCGTGGACTGGTCGAAGCGATGCAAGGCACAATCGAAGTGACCAGTCATCCGGGAGAGGGCACCCAGTTTTGCGTCATGTTGCCACGATGCCTGCACACGGAAAGTGAAGAAAATTGAACGTCGAACCCACTCAACGCATTTTGATCGCGGACGATGAACCGCTTTACCGAGAAACAACCGCCGAATTCTTGCGAGAAGAAGGGTACGTATGCGTCTGTGTGGAAGACGCAAGCGATGCGATCTCCGTCTTGAACGAACACGACTTCGATCTCATCCTCTCGGACTTGAATATGCCCGGGAATCTCAAGCTGGAACTCTTGAAGGAAGGCCGTACCAAACACAAACATGTTCCGATGATTGTGGTCACTGGCGCACCGTCGTTGCCATCCGCCATCGAAAGCGTGCGACTTGGCGTCACCGACTACTTGCTCAAACCCGTCAAGCTGGAAGAACTGCTCACCGCAGTCCAGCGTTCCCTGTCGCGTGCTGGACAGAGCAAAGCGATTGCGCCCTCTGTTTCGGCTCCAACCGTGAAACGGGCGGCCAATCCCAAACCTGCATCCACCACGACGCCAACCCATGGCATTATCGGTGGCAGTCCCCAAATGCGAGAGGTGCTGGAGATTGTTGAGCGGGTGGCTCCCAGCGACACGAACGTTTTGATCACCGGTGAAAGTGGGACTGGCAAAGAAGTGATCGCCAACGCGATCCACAATCAAAGCCACCGCCGTGAGAAGGCGATGCAGGTCATCGATTGCACCTCGATTCCTGAGTCGTTGTTCGAGTCCGCTCTTTTCGGCCACATCAAGGGATCGTTCACTGGGGCAGTGCAAGACCAAGCCGGCCTGCTGCGAGCCTGTGACGGTGGGACCGCCTTCATTGATGAACTGGGTGAATTGCCGCTGTCCTCCCAAGCAAAACTGCTGCGAGTGATCCAGGAGCAGACCTTCACGCCGGTTGG comes from the Rhodopirellula islandica genome and includes:
- the nhaA gene encoding Na+/H+ antiporter NhaA, whose protein sequence is MNHLEPRLPLPIQPIDRWLRPFARFLHIEATSGVVLVLCTAVALAAANSRWADAYLAIWQTELTLAVGGVVFSHSLHHVINDGLMAIFFFVIGLEVKRELAHGTLSDFRQATLPIAAAIGGMIVPAGLYLSMQYGQPGMQGWGIPMATDIAFVVGCLAILGSRVPHSLRVLLLSLAIVDDIGAILVIAIGYTESLDGRYLMLAACAIALVHFLARVGVRRFPPYVAVGILAWIALHESGVHATLIGVILGLMTPATPTLVPERFREYLHEKENEFQPQHWAQRSHRVEVVREVQQLTRETVSPLEYLEMTLHPWSAYLIMPVFALANAGVLIEPANVTDSVAIAVVIGLVVGKPVGIVLFSWLVIRAGMARLPHGLNWPVLISGSFLAGIGFTMALFIDGLAFGADGLDTAKTGVLLGSAVSALVGIGLLLWTLPKSNPTP
- a CDS encoding two-component system sensor histidine kinase NtrB, with translation MTFQRNQPADALPSLGQPIPPEFFRAIAESTVDWESWLSSTGQIRWVNRAVQRYTGYTPEECLKMSDYPLPLIVPEDRERMSHQWKEAAKGTTGNNIEFQVLHKDGATLWMAVSWQPMINRDGASLGFRASVRDVTERRRMREQLRLQNERLEQIVEARTAKIAQLEQHRLNMEKLAALGELAAGVAHEINNPLAGIRNAFALLKRHLPRRVKHYDKLDLIDKEIERIRGITHQMFQLYCPTQQKAVVFNIHRCLDDLMSLSLPMSRKWNVAVVLDCKRLEATDTLDTDLVHLREGELKQILLNLIHNAIQASAPGQTVRVEVFQQEEHLVVKVIDKGCGMDVDIINSIFDPFFSTKTTTVGQGMGLGLSVTRGLVEAMQGTIEVTSHPGEGTQFCVMLPRCLHTESEEN
- a CDS encoding sigma-54-dependent transcriptional regulator, translating into MNVEPTQRILIADDEPLYRETTAEFLREEGYVCVCVEDASDAISVLNEHDFDLILSDLNMPGNLKLELLKEGRTKHKHVPMIVVTGAPSLPSAIESVRLGVTDYLLKPVKLEELLTAVQRSLSRAGQSKAIAPSVSAPTVKRAANPKPASTTTPTHGIIGGSPQMREVLEIVERVAPSDTNVLITGESGTGKEVIANAIHNQSHRREKAMQVIDCTSIPESLFESALFGHIKGSFTGAVQDQAGLLRACDGGTAFIDELGELPLSSQAKLLRVIQEQTFTPVGDSQSIQVDTRFVCATNRDLQEEVKAERFRHDLYYRLAVVHIELPPLRERGEDVILLAEAFLKKHWPTGQFEHSFAKETLDCFRRYQWPGNIRELRNVLERSVALATGPVIEPSDLPLPVREAINDPLPGIQDLTEVSRDEALDTADRTYLIKILDKHHGVIASAARQAGLSRQGMNKLLKRHHIDANDYRR